A genome region from Nocardia sp. NBC_00565 includes the following:
- a CDS encoding carboxymuconolactone decarboxylase family protein, with protein MSRMKLAEVAPEIYQAWFAAEQAIRRGPLDATVRELVKIRVSQINGCLFCIDMHTTDARMAGETEQRIYYLNAWRESVKFTDAERAALAYAEAVTELGAHGVSDEVWAEVEKNFDEGARAGLVAVTAMINLWNRIGVPLRMQPAAV; from the coding sequence TACCAGGCCTGGTTCGCCGCCGAGCAGGCTATCCGCCGCGGTCCCCTGGACGCGACGGTCCGCGAACTGGTCAAGATCCGGGTCTCCCAGATCAACGGCTGCCTGTTCTGCATCGACATGCACACCACCGACGCGCGGATGGCGGGGGAGACCGAACAGCGGATTTACTACCTCAACGCCTGGCGCGAGTCGGTGAAGTTCACCGACGCCGAGCGCGCCGCGCTCGCGTACGCCGAGGCGGTGACCGAGCTCGGTGCGCACGGTGTCAGTGATGAGGTCTGGGCCGAGGTCGAGAAGAATTTCGATGAGGGCGCGCGGGCCGGTCTGGTCGCGGTCACCGCGATGATCAACCTGTGGAACCGGATCGGGGTACCGCTGCGGATGCAGCCCGCGGCGGTCTGA